ACTGTGGATAATCGTCATGCTAAGGTTATTTGCAATATGTTTCACTTGAGGCATTTATGGCTATGCAAGACAAATATCACTCAGATCCCGGACGAGATTGGGAATCTACAGTTCTTGCAAGTATTGGACGTAAGTGAGACGAAAATACAAGTGTTACCAGCACCATTTGTTCAGCTAACACAACTAGTGTACCTTCATATTGGCATAAGTACGAGCCTGCCAGAAGGAATGGGGAATTTGAAATCCCTGCAAGAATTGAAGGATATCTATGTCACATCCCCATCCATGCTGCATGGTCTGAGCAAGCTGACGGAATTGAGGAATCTTTGTATCAGGGTTTATGAATGGAACGATGACTATAAGGAACTTTTCCGGCGGTGTCTCTCCAACCTGGTCAATCTCAAAACAATTAAAATAACCGGTGTCCACCGAAGCATAGATTACGGAGTTGACAATTTGTCGTCTGAGCTACAACAGCTTCAATGCATCCATCTGACTGATAGCATAAACTTCAATATGCCAAGATGGATATCCTCACTCTCCAACCTTTCTACCCTTCTAATCCAGCATCTGGAAACACTCAGAGAAGAGGACCTTCAAGTGCTTGGCAACATGCCATCACTCCGCGATCTTGATATATGGGTGGTAAAAACAACATATCGCAGACAAAGGATGGTGATCAACAGCAGTTATCCATTCCAATGTCTCGCAAGGCTCAAGATCGGCAGTAGCATCATGGAGCTGAAGTTCGCACAAGGAGCCATGCAGAGGCTAGAGACCCTTGAGGTTATTTTATCAGTGCAGCGGACATGGGATCAATTCGGTGATTTGGACTTTGGCCTGGAGAACCTTTCTTCGCTTAAACAGGTCTATGTTGGGAGGTGGTATGATGTGTCGTGGTCCAAGCCAGAGCCGGAAGAGGCAGGGGATGCAATTTGGCAAGCCGTACACGTGAATCCCAACAAGCCGACGCTCGAGTTTGTCATGGTAACTACTAACTACACCGATTCACCCTTCCAATTAACACATTTAGTTCTTCGCCTCGGGATTAGTTGCTTCTATAATTTTGTCTTTCTTTACCGTGCATACATATTTGATTTCTTACCACATTCTCTTTTGACAGTTCAAGTTGTGATGATGAGTCAGAAAATCATTCTGGAAAATCATCCTCGTTAATCTGCAGGTGCGTATCATTACACTAGTATTATCTTGGCCAGCAGATGATGATTAATAACTTCTCTAATATTTTGCCATCTTCATCTACAGCGATGTCTCCTGGTGATTCTTCAGGAGCTACAGTTATGACATCAAATAAATGATCTGTTGTGCAGAGGATTCCTGCAAACTTCTTATGCGATCTGTATCATTATATTCACAGTTTCATGCCATGTATCCATTATATCCCTGGATCATATTTTCCGTGATGGTGTCCATGACAGGATGAATGAACTGAGACCACATCTTGTTTCTCTTCCTGAGGTTTGTTCTGAATATACAGGGGAGTATTCACTTGCAATCACGAGTCTTAAATCTGCAAACAATATGATGAACTGCTCGGATCTAATGCAGAAGCTATTTTCTTCCATAAGTTTGTTCTGAATATACAGATGAATATTTAGTTTGCAAGTGTGGATTCCTACTTTTTCTTTTATCTGGTGCATGCTTACTAGTACTATTGTTTACTGACATCTGAAACATGCAAGAGCAACTTGTTAAAAAAATTAGTTCAGGGCAAGGGCGTAAGTGATTACTGGGTTGCTTTAGTTTGGGCTTCTTCCTTTTACAACACTGTTCATCCGGGCCGAGCACCTTGTGTGAGAACCAGCGTGAAGGCTTTTGGCCCGTGTGCAACGTTAGCCCACCATAGTTGTTAATTTTGTAGGAATTGTTTCTTtaggagagggagggagggagcgagggagggagggagggagagagagagagagagagagagagagagagagaaggatcCAATAGGAATTTTCAAAGCCAATCCTACATAGGAAAACAATCATATAGAATTCCTTTCCTATGAAATTCCTGCAAAATTCttttgtttcaaaacagaaagcaTGTGACGGAACGCAAGCAGAGAGGATGCATCTGCCCAGATTTGAAGGTTGATATGCAGCAAATCTATGAAAAATTGTTGCAGTTTCTATGGTTGACCGGTCTGGTCGGAGCGACGCTCACATTGGATTTGCTCTTGAACATGATTCTTTGCCCCACACCCTAGCCCTTGTCCCATCTCCTTTTCGCTCACCTATGCTCCCCATGGGTTCAGATTTGTAGTCAGGGGATTTCGTTGTCTCTAACCGCTCAAGAGCGCCAAGGAGCTTAGCTTGAAGACATTGGAGGAAAGGTCGGGCCTCTTGGTACACAGCCAAAGAAGGTGACATATTGGCCCTGAGCATGCTCTCGACCTCACAGAGGGTTTGAGCAAGGAGAGCCTGCAAGGACACGATTTGTTCCCCGACCAATATCACCGCCTCACTTGGAATTTCCCCTAGTTCAAGGTCGTTTGGTGTGACTTCCTCATTGTTTGCATGATCGCAACCCTCCCTAAAGTTTAGGACCTTGCTTTTTACAGGGTCTAGCCCTTCTTGTCAATTTTACCTTTATGACCATGCAAATCAAGCACAGAAAGGGTTGTTCGATCCATAGCCCGGTTTGTAAAAGGGATTGCCATCTGATCTGACATCTGGAGGAACATCTAGGCATTCAAAACTGATGGTTGGGATGAGAGGCATGCCCGCCTGCCGTTTGGCGCTCACACCTATAATGACTTTGTGAGGCACGCCACCTCGGTACCATCATTGTGTAGTCCCACCATAGTAAGGTGTCGAAGCTGAAATAGAAACATTATGCTGGTGATGAAGATGCTAGGCATTATCTGGAGAGAGGTGGACTAAGTTATGGACAAAATCCATGATGGATGACAAGTATCAAGGATTAATTTACTGTTGATCTCGGGATCGTGCCACGAGTCAGGGTCTCAGAGAGGAGAATAGAGATGAGGTAAGGAACCCGGGATCACTTCAGAGACAACAAAGTCATAGAGGTTTCCCAAGTTTAGACCTTAACATGGATAGTAGGCCTACTTGTGCTACAAGTGTAATTGATATGTATGATTACAGATTACATGAACTAGATTGCATATATAAAGCTAGATTTTCAGATAATGGCAATTGAAATGCCTTGAGGCTCCGGTAGGAGTCTGTAAGCCTTTTTGTAGAGGCATATTCTTCCGTAGCAAATTATCAGCCTTTGATATCATACAATATGTCATCCCCAAACAAAATAGGAAGATACATTCTAGTTATGATAGGATCCCAGAGTTAGCAGATCTGTCGATCCATCTATCTATCCTCCGTGTACCCCTATAAGGTACCTCAACACGACTAGGTCGCTAGATACTCATTGGTCTACACGGTTTATCCACCCCACCCCCATAACCACCAGGCCACATAGGTCTCCCATGTTGGCGCGTGAGCTGGAGTTTCTTGATAGGCCAACACAAGTGgatccattatttgtttttagTCGGGCTAATTTTATATCTCGATCCAATCTGGATCCTCAGAGTCGTATGTGGTTAGTAATAATGGAAGAAAATTGACCAAAAAAGACCTAGCCGACGACGACATAGGATTTGGCCCTCACTCGTCACCAACCGGCCACCTCTTTTATGCTCTCCGACCGGCCACCTCGTTTAAGCAGATGGTGGTTCATCCCTACCCTTTTCCTCCCATGCTAGACTTATGGGCCTATGAGCTTATATATGCATGCTTCTGCCCATCGTGTAGTTTGGAAATAATTTTAAGCGCTTATGCATCGATCCATGGGCAGCTAAGAGAGATATTGTGTTCCTTTATGACTTTGTTGTCTCTGAAGTGATTGACACCTAAAATTATGATACAACCATGGGGAAAACGACAAGTGGTTTTATTGAACATGTTATGACATATATGGCAACAGGAAGTATAGTATAGACAAAAGTCATACACAGAGTTGAGCAAGCAGTGACTAGTAATTAAGCCCCGTAGAAAAAAAATGTCTAAAGATCTACTCTTACTTAGGGTGAAGATCATTATAATCATCGGGACCATAGGACTCAAATAATTCAGCAAAAAATCCATTCTTCCTTCTTGGGTTGCATCCCATGTCTTCACATAATCTATCATTGTACCAAGTAGGAAGAAGTCCAATGCACGGTGTACGGGATTCTTCACGGGAGTAACGCTTCATGACCTTTTCACATTCAAGGACATCCCTCTGCATTGCTTTAACACTTGGTAATCTAAATCCACCATCCATGAAATATGCTAGCCACTTAGACCGTAGTTCCGAAGTGTAGACATTCGCATAGTTGTCAGAATATCCGATGACCGCAAGTTGTGGAATCTTAGGATGTATGCACTCCCTGTGAAACAATAATCAAATAAATTATTCAATAAAGACTTGATGTATGTAAAAAAATATGACTATCAAAGTGATGACCTATAAAGTGGTGTCGCCGTGGATGTTGAGCCAACGACAATAGTATGAAAGTACTTTGAGATGAACATGTCCTTGATGTTTTGATCACCATTGAATCCTGTTCCAAATATAACTATGTCACTCTTTACCAATGTAGATTCACCTTCAACAAGCACACCTTCTTTGCAAAAGCCGAAGGTCTTTGACTTTTTAATAACTATGATGCCTTCCTCTAAATTCTTGTAATGGTCCTTGGGTGTAGTGGAAAGCATACACCCCACCATCCCCTCAAAAAAGCTATGGTCGGGCACCATGCCATGCTTCTTCATTGGAATGGAGTAGTAGCTCTCAGCAAACTTTGAAATCATCAACCTCTTCTCACACACAAAAGAAATGTACACATGTCTGAAATTAGTCTAAAACAAAACCATTTACACTTCCAATAATATTGAGATTATGAATTATATAAAATGGAAACATGTTGTAGTACCAATGGAGTCAAGACGGTAGCTAATATGCTAAGGAGGAAACCTTCACCGGGCTTGTGAATAAGGAGTTCAGCAAAACGAGTTAGATAGAAATTTGATATGTTAATACCCCAAGCATAGAAGTTCGGTATGATCCATTGCTTGGTTCGGACAACCATTGTGCATGGTTTCTCCATACCTAAATAACAATTAAAATAGAAAGTTATAAAAATATAATCGCAATGTTTCGTTTTTATCTAGGCAACTATAAAGATGAAGATTATATAAGCATGATAGGCAATGCATACATCGGAATGCTTTAGAAAAATGGACATAATAATGTTTCAATTTCATTAACCAAGAGAAACAAGGTATGTTTAATTGAGGATTGGATATTTTTACCATTTATATTTGCACATTCATTAGCAATGTCAAGGGCTGAATTTCCATAGCCAACAACAGTCACACACTTGTCCTTGATCATCTCCTTAGCTTTCTCGCTACCCATTTTGGAGTAGTCCATGGAGTGGATCACTTTCCCATCAAATGCTTCTGGGCCTCTACCGGGAGGGAATTTGGGTATGTTGGGACAATTGCTAAACCTTCCCGTACAAAGAATCACAAAGTCTACCGTGTGTACCTAGAGAAAGGGAATACATGTTTATGAACAGTCACATGAGAAAAGTTAATTAGTGTAACACCCTGGCCCAATATGAGTTATAACTAGCCCACCTGTAGGGTGGACCCATATATATGTAGCACTCCCCTGACACTTTCA
This sequence is a window from Aegilops tauschii subsp. strangulata cultivar AL8/78 chromosome 7, Aet v6.0, whole genome shotgun sequence. Protein-coding genes within it:
- the LOC109734060 gene encoding probable flavin-containing monooxygenase 1 isoform X2 — encoded protein: MGLEKRSVAIIGAGVSGLAACKHLLERGCRPVVFEAGDAVGGVWPSAMEGTRLQAPRHMYRYSDFPWPDSVTEMFPNQRQVADYLHAYARRFDVLDCVRLGHRVTGMEYVGVAEEEVAAWDEWAGCGEAFGSGDGEWRLTVADAEGHIEVWRNHAQWLSEPSNGSYRTSMLGRLMISKFAESYYSIPMKKHGMVPDHSFFEGMVGCMLSTTPKDHYKNLEEGIIVIKKSKTFGFCKEGVLVEGESTLVKSDIVIFGTGFNGDQNIKDMFISKYFHTIVVGSTSTATPLYRECIHPKIPQLAVIGYSDNYANVYTSELRSKWLAYFMDGGFRLPSVKAMQRDVLECEKVMKRYSREESRTPCIGLLPTWYNDRLCEDMGCNPRRKNGFFAELFESYGPDDYNDLHPK
- the LOC109734060 gene encoding probable flavin-containing monooxygenase 1 isoform X1 yields the protein MGLEKRSVAIIGAGVSGLAACKHLLERGCRPVVFEAGDAVGGVWPSAMEGTRLQAPRHMYRYSDFPWPDSVTEMFPNQRQVADYLHAYARRFDVLDCVRLGHRVTGMEYVGVAEEEVAAWDEWAGCGEAFGSGDGEWRLTVADAEGHIEVHTVDFVILCTGRFSNCPNIPKFPPGRGPEAFDGKVIHSMDYSKMGSEKAKEMIKDKCVTVVGYGNSALDIANECANINGMEKPCTMVVRTKQWIIPNFYAWGINISNFYLTRFAELLIHKPGEGFLLSILATVLTPLRLMISKFAESYYSIPMKKHGMVPDHSFFEGMVGCMLSTTPKDHYKNLEEGIIVIKKSKTFGFCKEGVLVEGESTLVKSDIVIFGTGFNGDQNIKDMFISKYFHTIVVGSTSTATPLYRECIHPKIPQLAVIGYSDNYANVYTSELRSKWLAYFMDGGFRLPSVKAMQRDVLECEKVMKRYSREESRTPCIGLLPTWYNDRLCEDMGCNPRRKNGFFAELFESYGPDDYNDLHPK
- the LOC109734060 gene encoding probable flavin-containing monooxygenase 1 isoform X3 gives rise to the protein MGLEKRSVAIIGAGVSGLAACKHLLERGCRPVVFEAGDAVGGVWPSAMEGTRLQAPRHMYRYSDFPWPDSVTEMFPNQRQVADYLHAYARRFDVLDCVRLGHRVTGMEYVGVAEEEVAAWDEWAGCGEAFGSGDGEWRLTVADAEGHIEPGEGFLLSILATVLTPLRLMISKFAESYYSIPMKKHGMVPDHSFFEGMVGCMLSTTPKDHYKNLEEGIIVIKKSKTFGFCKEGVLVEGESTLVKSDIVIFGTGFNGDQNIKDMFISKYFHTIVVGSTSTATPLYRECIHPKIPQLAVIGYSDNYANVYTSELRSKWLAYFMDGGFRLPSVKAMQRDVLECEKVMKRYSREESRTPCIGLLPTWYNDRLCEDMGCNPRRKNGFFAELFESYGPDDYNDLHPK